A region from the Candidatus Neomarinimicrobiota bacterium genome encodes:
- a CDS encoding winged helix-turn-helix domain-containing protein has product MPRNEARSAELQSLTDIDKLVHEPARLMVLAYLYVVESADFVFLIRQTGLTWGNLSSHISKLEAAGYVEVQKEFVDKKPHTMLRITAAGRRAFQEYRRTMQQVLVDLPG; this is encoded by the coding sequence ATGCCCCGCAATGAAGCCAGGAGCGCAGAGCTGCAATCCCTGACGGACATCGATAAGCTGGTGCACGAGCCGGCACGGCTGATGGTTCTGGCCTATCTGTACGTGGTGGAGAGCGCCGACTTCGTGTTCCTGATCCGCCAGACAGGGCTCACTTGGGGCAACCTCTCGTCGCACATCAGCAAGTTGGAGGCGGCTGGGTACGTGGAGGTCCAGAAGGAGTTTGTGGACAAGAAACCCCACACCATGCTGCGGATCACCGCTGCAGGGCGCCGTGCTTTCCAGGAATATCGGCGCACCATGCAGCAGGTGCTGGTAGACCTGCCGGGATGA
- a CDS encoding GIY-YIG nuclease family protein, with protein sequence MFLTYVLHSPSHDRSYIGQTDNLDTRLSRHNAGLVRSTKAFRPWELLHIEKYSSRAEAMRRERELKSHKGRDWIRTELLSGRVRPGNGPALDGQRPD encoded by the coding sequence TTGTTCTTAACATACGTCCTACACTCCCCTTCACATGATCGCAGCTACATTGGGCAAACAGACAATCTAGATACCCGGCTCTCCAGGCATAACGCCGGACTTGTTAGGTCCACCAAGGCTTTCAGGCCATGGGAATTGCTTCATATTGAGAAATACTCATCAAGAGCTGAAGCGATGAGGCGTGAAAGGGAATTGAAGTCTCATAAAGGGAGAGATTGGATCAGGACTGAGTTGCTCAGTGGTAGAGTCCGGCCAGGCAACGGC